From one Pseudomonas sp. B21-048 genomic stretch:
- the trxB gene encoding thioredoxin-disulfide reductase: MSEVRHSRVIILGSGPAGYSAAVYAARANLKPLLITGMQAGGQLTTTTEVDNWPGDVHGLTGPALMERMKEHAERFETEIVFDHINAVDFAAKPYTLIGDSATYTCDALIIATGASARYLGLPSEETFMGKGVSACATCDGFFYRNKPVAVVGGGNTAVEEALYLANIASTVTLIHRRETFRAEKILIDKLNARVAEGKIILKLNSTLDEVLGDNMGVTGARLKNNDGSFDELKVDGVFIAIGHTPNTSLFEGQLTLKDGYLVVQGGRDGNATATSVEGIFAAGDVADHVYRQAITSAGAGCMAALDTERYLDGLQNVSF, from the coding sequence ATGTCTGAAGTTCGTCATTCGCGAGTGATTATTCTCGGTTCCGGCCCTGCCGGTTACAGCGCCGCGGTCTATGCGGCTCGTGCCAACCTCAAGCCACTGCTGATCACGGGCATGCAGGCTGGCGGTCAATTGACCACCACCACCGAAGTTGACAACTGGCCGGGTGATGTCCACGGTCTGACCGGCCCGGCGCTGATGGAGCGGATGAAAGAGCACGCCGAGCGCTTTGAAACCGAGATCGTGTTCGATCACATCAATGCCGTGGACTTCGCCGCCAAGCCATACACCTTGATTGGCGACAGCGCGACTTACACCTGCGACGCACTGATCATCGCTACCGGCGCCAGCGCCCGCTACCTGGGCCTGCCGTCGGAAGAAACGTTCATGGGCAAAGGCGTTTCGGCCTGCGCAACTTGCGACGGTTTCTTCTATCGCAACAAGCCAGTGGCTGTGGTCGGTGGCGGTAATACTGCTGTGGAAGAAGCCCTGTACCTGGCCAACATCGCCAGCACCGTAACCTTGATCCACCGTCGCGAAACTTTCCGCGCCGAGAAGATCCTGATCGATAAGCTGAATGCCCGGGTTGCCGAAGGCAAGATCATCCTGAAGCTGAATTCGACCCTGGACGAAGTGCTGGGCGACAACATGGGCGTGACCGGTGCTCGTCTGAAGAACAACGACGGCAGCTTCGACGAGCTGAAAGTCGACGGCGTGTTCATCGCCATCGGCCACACCCCGAACACTTCGTTGTTCGAAGGTCAGCTGACGTTGAAAGACGGCTACCTGGTTGTGCAGGGCGGCCGTGACGGCAACGCAACGGCCACCAGCGTCGAAGGCATCTTCGCCGCCGGTGACGTGGCTGACCACGTTTACCGTCAGGCCATCACCTCGGCCGGTGCCGGTTGCATGGCGGCACTGGACACCGAGCGTTACCTCGACGGCCTGCAGAACGTTTCGTTCTGA
- a CDS encoding aspartate aminotransferase family protein: MSSENISRSINIVHPVTLSHGKNAEVWDTDGKRYIDFVGGIGVLNLGHCHPRIVEAICEQATRLTHYAFNAAPHEPYLELMDRLTAFIPVDYPVSGMLTNSGAEAAENALKIVRGATGRTAVIAFDGAFHGRTLATLNLNGKVAPYKQKVGVLPGPVYHLPFPSKDNDVTCAEALKAMERLFSVEIDVEDVACFIVEPVQGEGGFLAMDVEFAQTLRRFCDDKGILLIADEIQSGFGRTGQRFAFSRLGIEPDLILLGKSIAGGVPLGAVVGRKSLLDNLPKGGLGGTYSGNPIACAAALATLDEMSDVHLHAWGAQQEEAIVSRYESWRARELSPYLGRLTGVGAMRGIELINADGSPASAQLTQLLALARDSGLLLMPSGKSRHIIRLLAPLTTEATVLEEGLDILEACLKKLA, encoded by the coding sequence ATGAGCAGCGAAAACATCAGTCGGTCAATCAACATCGTTCATCCCGTCACGCTCAGCCACGGCAAAAACGCCGAGGTCTGGGACACCGACGGTAAACGCTACATCGACTTTGTCGGCGGCATCGGCGTGCTGAACCTCGGCCATTGCCACCCGCGCATCGTCGAGGCCATTTGCGAACAAGCCACCCGGCTGACCCACTACGCGTTCAACGCCGCCCCGCATGAGCCTTACCTCGAACTGATGGATCGCCTGACAGCGTTTATTCCGGTGGATTACCCGGTCAGCGGCATGCTCACCAACAGCGGTGCGGAAGCAGCGGAAAACGCCCTGAAGATCGTCCGTGGCGCCACCGGTCGCACGGCAGTCATCGCCTTCGACGGCGCCTTCCACGGTCGCACGCTTGCCACCCTCAACCTCAACGGCAAAGTCGCGCCCTACAAACAGAAGGTCGGTGTGCTGCCGGGGCCGGTGTACCACCTGCCCTTCCCCAGTAAAGACAATGACGTGACTTGCGCCGAGGCCCTGAAAGCCATGGAGCGGCTGTTCAGCGTCGAGATCGACGTTGAGGACGTGGCCTGTTTTATTGTCGAACCGGTTCAGGGCGAAGGTGGTTTTCTGGCGATGGACGTGGAATTCGCCCAGACGCTGCGACGCTTCTGTGATGACAAAGGCATCCTGTTGATCGCCGATGAAATCCAGTCCGGCTTCGGTCGTACCGGCCAGCGGTTTGCGTTCTCACGATTGGGTATTGAACCGGACCTGATCCTGCTGGGCAAAAGCATTGCCGGCGGCGTGCCGCTGGGGGCGGTTGTCGGGCGTAAGTCGCTACTCGACAACTTGCCCAAGGGCGGATTGGGCGGCACCTACTCGGGCAACCCCATCGCCTGCGCCGCCGCGTTGGCGACCCTGGACGAAATGAGTGACGTGCATCTGCACGCCTGGGGTGCGCAACAGGAAGAGGCGATTGTCAGCCGCTACGAATCCTGGCGAGCTCGCGAACTGTCACCGTATCTGGGCCGTTTGACCGGCGTCGGCGCAATGCGTGGCATCGAGCTGATCAATGCCGACGGCTCGCCAGCCTCGGCGCAACTGACACAGTTGCTGGCTCTTGCACGAGATTCGGGCTTGCTGCTGATGCCCAGCGGCAAGTCGCGCCACATCATTCGGTTGCTGGCGCCGTTGACGACTGAGGCCACCGTGCTGGAAGAAGGGCTGGATATTCTTGAGGCGTGCCTGAAGAAACTGGCCTGA
- a CDS encoding HopJ type III effector protein: MSDLNTLRASLKSGEHAFADTLAFIAAGYDYQPQAFNNGGVENAAGQNEGSCKTLGLALLEGLSDEEALLAFGEHYRSVVATPEGSDHGNIRALIAHGLAGVKFTQQPLTRR, encoded by the coding sequence ATGAGTGATTTGAACACCCTGCGCGCCAGCCTCAAGAGCGGCGAACACGCTTTCGCCGATACCTTGGCGTTCATTGCCGCCGGTTACGACTATCAGCCCCAGGCGTTCAATAACGGCGGCGTGGAAAATGCCGCTGGGCAGAACGAGGGTTCGTGCAAGACCCTGGGTCTGGCATTGCTGGAAGGCTTGAGTGACGAAGAAGCGCTGTTGGCATTTGGCGAGCATTACCGCTCGGTAGTGGCCACGCCGGAAGGCAGCGATCACGGCAATATCCGCGCGCTGATCGCCCATGGCTTGGCCGGTGTGAAGTTCACTCAGCAGCCGCTGACTCGCCGCTGA
- a CDS encoding DUF1244 domain-containing protein, whose translation MNDQQRLELEAAAFRRLVAHLDSRKDVQNIDLMNLSGFCRNCLSKWYKAAADERQIDVSLDEAREVVYGMPYAEWKAQYQKEASAEQQAAFAKGKPNE comes from the coding sequence ATGAACGATCAACAACGCCTGGAACTTGAAGCCGCCGCCTTTCGCCGGCTGGTTGCCCACCTGGACAGCCGCAAGGACGTGCAGAACATCGACCTGATGAACCTCTCGGGTTTCTGCCGCAACTGCCTGTCCAAGTGGTACAAGGCCGCTGCCGACGAACGCCAGATCGACGTCAGCCTCGATGAAGCCCGCGAAGTGGTTTACGGCATGCCGTACGCCGAGTGGAAAGCCCAATACCAGAAAGAAGCCAGCGCCGAGCAACAAGCGGCGTTCGCCAAAGGAAAACCCAATGAGTGA